A single window of Syntrophus aciditrophicus SB DNA harbors:
- the motA gene encoding flagellar motor stator protein MotA — protein sequence MLAIIGIVIVFTTVIGGYLLEHGNLAVLFQPAEFLIIFGAAIGGFLISSPSKVVKAVIKSISRIFRGKTFDKKDYTEALMLLNGIFYKIRQQGLVSIESDVDSPQESPLFSQYPSILNNTHAIDLITDTLRTVMTTTIAPHELDALIDHELDVYYEEMMQPAKSVNFVADALPGLGIVAAVLGVVLTMGKISEPPEVLGKCIGAALVGTFIGVLTCYGFVGPMGKNIEHQAGENILYLTVLKVALLAFIGGSAPKVAVEFGRRVIPANDRPSFIEIEEALRQSKG from the coding sequence ATGCTTGCCATCATAGGAATTGTTATTGTTTTTACCACGGTAATCGGCGGTTATCTTCTGGAGCACGGCAACCTTGCAGTTCTTTTTCAACCGGCGGAATTTTTAATTATCTTTGGCGCGGCAATCGGTGGTTTTCTGATCAGTTCCCCATCCAAAGTCGTTAAAGCGGTCATTAAGTCAATTTCCCGGATTTTTCGCGGTAAAACGTTTGACAAGAAAGATTATACCGAGGCTTTAATGCTGCTGAACGGGATCTTTTATAAAATCCGCCAGCAGGGTCTCGTATCGATTGAATCGGACGTGGACAGTCCTCAGGAGAGCCCTTTGTTTTCTCAATATCCGTCCATCCTCAACAACACACATGCGATTGACCTGATTACCGACACGCTGCGAACGGTCATGACGACCACCATCGCTCCCCATGAACTGGATGCCCTGATTGATCATGAACTGGATGTCTATTATGAAGAAATGATGCAGCCTGCAAAAAGTGTTAATTTTGTAGCGGATGCTCTTCCCGGGCTTGGCATCGTTGCCGCCGTTCTCGGTGTCGTCCTGACTATGGGCAAGATCAGCGAGCCGCCGGAGGTTTTAGGAAAATGCATCGGCGCGGCCCTGGTGGGAACCTTCATTGGTGTTCTTACCTGTTATGGATTTGTTGGTCCCATGGGAAAGAATATCGAACATCAGGCCGGCGAAAACATTCTCTATCTGACTGTTTTGAAAGTGGCTCTTCTGGCCTTTATCGGCGGTTCCGCACCCAAAGTGGCCGTGGAGTTCGGGCGACGCGTCATACCGGCAAACGATCGGCCATCTTTCATAGAAATAGAAGAGGCTCTGAGACAAAGCAAAGGATAA
- a CDS encoding chemotaxis protein CheD: MGDVIVSISDFRVSNNVGDILVTYALGSCIAVAIYDPKVKVGGLLHYMLPDSSLDVDKAKTTPGMFADTGIPLLFKACYSLGAQKKSMIVKVAGGASILDDTNFFRIGQKNIMMARKMFWKNNVLINGEDTGSNCNRTVRLEIKTGKVFVKSSGGPLREL, encoded by the coding sequence ATGGGTGACGTGATTGTAAGCATTTCGGATTTTAGAGTGAGCAATAATGTCGGCGACATTCTTGTAACCTACGCGCTGGGTTCCTGCATTGCCGTAGCCATTTACGATCCCAAAGTAAAGGTCGGAGGGCTTTTGCACTATATGCTTCCTGACTCTTCTCTGGATGTTGACAAGGCAAAAACAACCCCCGGCATGTTTGCCGATACGGGAATCCCTCTTTTGTTCAAAGCCTGTTACAGCCTGGGGGCACAGAAGAAATCGATGATCGTCAAAGTCGCTGGCGGTGCAAGCATCCTGGATGATACGAATTTTTTCCGTATCGGTCAGAAAAATATCATGATGGCTCGCAAGATGTTCTGGAAGAACAATGTGCTGATCAACGGGGAGGATACGGGCAGCAACTGCAATCGAACCGTACGCCTGGAGATCAAAACGGGCAAGGTTTTTGTCAAGAGTTCGGGTGGACCATTAAGGGAATTGTAA
- a CDS encoding chemotaxis protein CheD, whose product MNSKAIKPSCEYFLLPGYIFMSPEPYLISTVVGSSVAVALWDADSKLGGMLSFLYPFRESSAESTAIYGNVAITYMVRMFREEGAKKKNLRSQIFGGAESDCCEADQIAHENVKTARSVLKKHGIKVISEDVGGRLGRKIVYNTFQNEALIYKVNTLRNSDWYPYDGQGRQA is encoded by the coding sequence ATGAACAGTAAAGCAATAAAACCCTCTTGCGAGTATTTTCTTCTGCCCGGCTATATTTTTATGAGTCCGGAGCCTTACCTGATTTCAACGGTAGTCGGTTCTTCCGTGGCTGTGGCACTTTGGGATGCCGACAGTAAATTGGGCGGGATGTTGAGTTTCCTGTATCCATTCCGGGAAAGTTCAGCAGAATCAACAGCAATATATGGGAACGTAGCGATTACTTATATGGTCAGGATGTTTCGTGAAGAAGGGGCAAAAAAGAAAAATCTTCGATCGCAGATTTTTGGAGGTGCGGAATCAGATTGCTGCGAGGCAGATCAAATCGCGCATGAAAACGTTAAGACGGCAAGGAGTGTTTTGAAAAAGCATGGGATAAAAGTGATATCAGAGGATGTGGGCGGCCGGCTGGGTCGTAAGATTGTCTACAATACCTTTCAGAATGAAGCCCTGATCTACAAGGTCAATACGCTTCGAAACAGTGACTGGTATCCATATGATGGGCAAGGCAGACAGGCATGA
- a CDS encoding chemotaxis response regulator CheY: protein MDKSIRILIVDDFATMRKVIRNLLKQVGYENIVEAEDGAIALRTLKAQKVDFVISDWNMPNMSGLELLKAVRADEELNATPFLMVTAEALQENVIAAVKAGVSNYIVKPFTAEVLNSKIEKILGSL from the coding sequence ATGGATAAAAGTATACGAATATTGATCGTAGATGATTTTGCGACAATGAGAAAGGTTATACGTAATCTTTTGAAGCAGGTGGGATACGAAAATATTGTGGAGGCCGAGGACGGGGCGATTGCTCTGAGAACCCTGAAGGCTCAGAAAGTGGATTTTGTCATTTCCGACTGGAATATGCCCAATATGAGTGGCCTGGAGCTGTTGAAGGCTGTTCGGGCAGACGAAGAATTGAATGCAACGCCTTTTTTGATGGTCACTGCCGAGGCGCTTCAGGAAAATGTCATCGCCGCCGTGAAAGCGGGCGTAAGCAACTATATTGTCAAGCCGTTTACCGCAGAGGTCCTGAATTCAAAAATAGAAAAAATCCTGGGAAGTCTTTAG
- a CDS encoding protein-glutamate methylesterase/protein-glutamine glutaminase has translation MSKIKVLVVDDSAIVRKIFTEELSKYPDIEVVGSAPDPFVARDKIVHLKPDVITLDIEMPRMDGLTFLKKLMRHYPLPAIIVSSLTPKGGKLTLEAMDIGAVDAIAKPGSSYSVGDMSGQLVEKIRAASGARVVRKSTQEMFQPGSRLSIRSLAETSNKVIAIGASTGGTEALKNVLSRMPPDSPGILVVQHMPANFTTAFAERLNSLCQIGVKEAADNDSVTPGTALIAPGNYHMILRRSGARYYVQIKMGPMVHHQRPAVDVLFKSTAKYAGANAIGVILTGMGADGAAGLLEMKQMGAGTIAQNEKSCIVYGMPKEAVKIGAVDKIVHLDSIADEIVRMV, from the coding sequence ATGAGCAAGATAAAGGTCTTGGTTGTTGATGATTCGGCGATTGTCAGAAAAATTTTTACCGAAGAGCTCTCGAAATATCCAGATATAGAAGTTGTCGGGTCGGCCCCGGATCCTTTTGTGGCCCGCGACAAAATTGTCCATCTGAAACCGGATGTGATTACGCTGGACATAGAAATGCCAAGGATGGATGGTTTGACCTTCCTGAAAAAGCTGATGAGACATTACCCTCTTCCCGCAATTATCGTCAGTTCCCTGACCCCCAAAGGGGGGAAACTGACCCTTGAGGCTATGGATATAGGAGCGGTCGATGCTATCGCTAAGCCAGGAAGTTCATACTCTGTAGGTGATATGAGCGGACAGTTGGTTGAAAAGATCCGAGCGGCATCAGGGGCAAGAGTTGTGAGGAAGAGCACACAGGAAATGTTTCAGCCCGGCTCACGTCTTTCCATAAGATCTCTTGCTGAAACTTCGAATAAAGTTATTGCCATTGGCGCATCGACAGGCGGGACGGAAGCTCTGAAAAACGTGCTTTCCAGGATGCCTCCCGATTCACCTGGAATTCTTGTAGTGCAGCATATGCCGGCGAACTTCACCACGGCCTTCGCGGAACGCTTGAACAGTCTTTGTCAAATTGGCGTTAAAGAAGCCGCGGATAACGATTCGGTAACTCCCGGAACAGCGCTTATCGCACCGGGAAACTATCACATGATTCTACGGCGGAGTGGCGCACGATATTATGTTCAAATAAAAATGGGTCCCATGGTGCATCATCAAAGGCCGGCTGTGGACGTTCTTTTTAAATCAACGGCTAAATATGCAGGGGCTAATGCCATCGGTGTCATTTTGACCGGGATGGGCGCCGATGGTGCTGCGGGACTTCTGGAAATGAAGCAGATGGGAGCAGGCACGATCGCGCAGAATGAAAAATCCTGTATTGTTTATGGAATGCCCAAGGAAGCCGTGAAAATAGGGGCGGTTGATAAAATCGTTCATCTTGATTCGATTGCTGATGAAATTGTGAGGATGGTGTAG
- a CDS encoding response regulator codes for MSFNVMIVDDSNAMRGVIRKIIAMSGFKMDACLEAGNGKEAMTLLDSNWVDVILSDINMPEMNGLELLSRLKQDDLFKEIPVIMITTEGSSPRMEEAFRYGAKGFIKKPFLPGDLKKVLHEVLGVNDDGDYGSDEEGDSDLDF; via the coding sequence ATGTCCTTCAATGTGATGATTGTGGATGATTCCAACGCAATGCGCGGGGTTATCAGAAAGATTATTGCCATGTCCGGTTTTAAAATGGATGCATGTCTTGAAGCGGGCAATGGGAAGGAAGCGATGACTCTGCTGGATTCCAACTGGGTCGATGTGATCCTGTCGGATATCAATATGCCGGAAATGAATGGCCTCGAATTGCTAAGCCGTCTTAAACAGGATGATCTGTTCAAAGAGATTCCCGTTATCATGATTACAACGGAAGGAAGCAGTCCGAGGATGGAAGAGGCTTTTCGATACGGGGCGAAAGGTTTTATAAAAAAGCCATTTTTACCTGGGGACTTGAAAAAAGTTCTTCATGAAGTGTTAGGGGTCAATGACGATGGAGACTATGGATCAGATGAAGAAGGTGATAGCGACCTCGATTTTTGA
- a CDS encoding HDOD domain-containing protein: MINQLMRSVDNLPAFPVTVIKVMDLLSRDDYSIAEVARVISFDQSITANILKVSNSAYFSFGRPIRTVLEAVARLGKENVIRAVQTAGISKFYKTTARGYVSVAADLWEHSVAVALMSQILSRRIYGREDSVLYSAALLHDVGKIIIGAYVYESLEKIQRVVDGRKCSFIEAEEEVIGINHAELGGKITGYWNLPEEICDAIAFHHRPDILDKNSVDMQWIVYLADQLCMMTGIGNGIDGLAYLGISEVLKKFNLREKDLETNMMNLMDDLRNARSILDMV; encoded by the coding sequence ATGATAAATCAGTTAATGCGATCGGTCGATAATCTTCCTGCGTTTCCTGTTACCGTCATCAAGGTAATGGATCTCTTGTCACGCGACGACTATTCCATAGCTGAAGTTGCCAGAGTGATCAGTTTCGATCAATCAATTACAGCTAATATCCTTAAAGTAAGCAATTCCGCCTATTTCAGTTTCGGTCGCCCAATAAGGACCGTTCTTGAGGCCGTGGCCCGCCTCGGGAAGGAAAATGTCATTCGTGCTGTGCAGACAGCAGGAATATCAAAATTCTACAAAACAACCGCCAGGGGATACGTATCTGTCGCAGCTGACTTGTGGGAACATTCCGTCGCGGTAGCCCTGATGTCCCAGATTTTATCCCGGCGGATATATGGGCGGGAAGATTCAGTTCTCTATTCGGCTGCGCTTCTTCATGACGTGGGAAAAATCATTATCGGGGCGTATGTCTATGAATCTCTTGAAAAGATTCAACGTGTGGTCGACGGGCGGAAATGTTCCTTTATTGAAGCCGAAGAAGAAGTGATCGGTATCAATCACGCGGAATTGGGTGGAAAGATCACAGGGTACTGGAACTTACCGGAAGAAATCTGTGATGCGATTGCCTTTCATCATCGTCCGGACATCCTGGATAAAAATTCAGTCGACATGCAATGGATTGTTTATCTGGCGGATCAGCTGTGCATGATGACGGGAATCGGTAATGGAATCGACGGGCTTGCTTATCTGGGGATCAGTGAGGTTCTCAAAAAATTTAATCTTCGTGAAAAAGATCTGGAAACAAACATGATGAACTTGATGGATGATCTTCGGAATGCCCGAAGCATTTTAGACATGGTTTAG
- a CDS encoding flagellar motor protein MotB: MDDQQPVIIIRKVKKRHHDGHHGGSWKVAYADFVTAMMAFFLLLWLITMVSPEKRSAVAEYFKTFSVLKESGSSFMSGSSGILDKAGRVADSGQGYRNREPGLSSKDLEHRIKIAIDEKLQTLKDQVMVSIVDNGLKIQIVDKEGSLMFPLGSAEPTFKAKEILRIVSENLKDSPNRIIVEGHTDAAPFRSAQTTNWELSTARASAARRELENNSIDPGRIARVIGYADQELFIPQNPMDARNRRISIIVIQPK; encoded by the coding sequence TTGGACGATCAACAACCCGTTATCATCATAAGAAAAGTAAAAAAGCGTCATCACGATGGCCACCACGGCGGATCCTGGAAAGTCGCTTACGCGGATTTTGTCACTGCGATGATGGCTTTTTTTCTATTACTCTGGCTGATCACCATGGTGTCTCCCGAAAAGAGAAGTGCTGTAGCGGAATATTTCAAAACATTCTCTGTCTTGAAGGAATCCGGATCTTCGTTCATGTCCGGTTCATCCGGTATTCTGGATAAAGCGGGAAGAGTGGCCGATTCCGGGCAGGGGTACAGAAATCGGGAACCCGGCCTTTCCTCGAAGGATCTGGAGCATCGTATCAAAATCGCAATCGATGAGAAATTACAGACACTGAAGGACCAGGTGATGGTCAGTATCGTTGATAACGGGCTGAAAATTCAGATCGTTGACAAGGAAGGCAGTTTGATGTTTCCCTTGGGCAGCGCGGAACCCACATTCAAAGCGAAAGAAATTCTGAGAATCGTTTCTGAAAACCTGAAAGACAGTCCCAATAGAATTATCGTTGAAGGCCATACCGATGCGGCCCCATTCCGAAGCGCGCAAACAACAAACTGGGAACTTTCTACAGCCAGAGCATCCGCGGCTCGACGGGAACTTGAGAACAATTCAATCGATCCGGGACGGATTGCCAGAGTCATCGGTTACGCCGATCAGGAATTGTTTATTCCCCAGAACCCCATGGATGCCCGCAACAGGAGGATCAGCATTATTGTCATCCAGCCAAAGTAA
- a CDS encoding PilZ domain-containing protein, translating into MEKGKSDIDKRQFSRVEAFIPLSYRLVPEQELAFLKSRILDQTYPKNPKVLPETADSALYGSLCILNAKLDQILHLLTLRNEGFNALSSRLVNISGAGLCFTTPEKFAEGDIIEIKTFLSPHKNRALCLYGMIIASEERAEGYRLSLSFVQMDDSVREEIVKFVFERERELLREKRGS; encoded by the coding sequence ATGGAAAAAGGAAAAAGCGACATCGACAAAAGACAGTTTTCTCGCGTTGAGGCGTTCATTCCCCTCTCTTATCGGCTTGTGCCCGAGCAGGAACTAGCCTTTCTTAAATCAAGAATTCTTGACCAGACTTATCCCAAAAACCCGAAGGTTCTTCCCGAAACAGCCGATTCAGCGCTTTATGGCAGTCTGTGTATCTTGAACGCAAAACTGGATCAGATACTCCACCTTCTCACATTGCGAAACGAGGGATTTAATGCTCTGTCGTCACGACTCGTCAACATCAGCGGCGCCGGTCTCTGCTTTACAACGCCTGAAAAATTCGCTGAAGGCGACATTATCGAAATAAAAACATTTCTTTCGCCACATAAAAACCGGGCGCTCTGTCTTTATGGAATGATCATCGCCAGTGAAGAAAGGGCTGAGGGATACCGGTTGTCTCTTTCATTCGTTCAAATGGACGATTCGGTTAGAGAGGAAATTGTAAAATTCGTTTTTGAACGGGAAAGGGAACTCCTTCGGGAAAAACGGGGGAGCTGA
- a CDS encoding CheR family methyltransferase, translated as MMNASELSDHDFERISNLIYQQCGINLHDGKKELVRTRLGRRLREGNFRSFSEYYKHVTTREGTDELIMMIDSIATNLTYFFREESHFQRVQIIVKSLLDDSVGQRHRQPGLRIWSAGCSTGEEPYSLGMTIKESLNGFPAEVKITATDISTKVLKTAVNGVFSIEKTRNIPPVILRKYFQLGYGKWEGYVRIKKEIRDLVEFSRFNLMEPPFSKFKFDIIFCRNVMIYFDKQTQENVVRKFYNCLNKGGYFFIGHSESLAGLDNAFKYVEPSVYRK; from the coding sequence ATGATGAATGCATCCGAACTGAGCGATCACGATTTCGAAAGGATCAGTAATCTGATTTATCAGCAGTGCGGCATCAATCTGCATGATGGCAAGAAAGAGCTGGTCAGGACCAGATTGGGACGGAGATTGCGCGAAGGGAACTTCCGGTCATTTTCCGAGTATTACAAACATGTGACGACGCGGGAGGGGACTGATGAACTCATTATGATGATTGATTCCATCGCTACGAATCTCACCTATTTTTTCAGGGAAGAAAGCCATTTTCAGAGAGTGCAGATTATCGTTAAATCCCTGTTGGATGATTCTGTCGGGCAAAGGCACAGGCAACCGGGGTTGAGAATATGGAGTGCCGGATGTTCAACGGGAGAGGAGCCGTATTCACTGGGGATGACCATTAAGGAATCATTGAATGGTTTTCCGGCGGAAGTCAAGATCACGGCTACGGATATATCAACAAAGGTACTGAAAACCGCTGTTAATGGAGTTTTTTCAATCGAGAAAACAAGAAATATACCCCCGGTGATTTTAAGGAAATATTTTCAACTGGGATACGGGAAATGGGAGGGGTACGTTCGAATCAAGAAAGAAATTCGGGATCTTGTTGAATTTTCAAGATTTAATTTAATGGAGCCCCCTTTTTCAAAATTTAAATTCGACATCATTTTCTGCAGAAATGTCATGATTTATTTTGATAAGCAGACGCAGGAGAATGTTGTCCGGAAATTCTACAACTGTCTGAACAAGGGCGGATATTTTTTTATAGGACACTCTGAAAGTCTTGCCGGTTTGGATAATGCTTTTAAGTATGTCGAGCCCAGTGTTTATCGGAAGTAA
- a CDS encoding chemotaxis protein CheX: MDVRFINPFLDATENVLRTMAFVEPKVGKPYLKKDNAAKGDISGIIGLTGDLRGSLGLSFSEACIVRIVSNMLGESLTGIDNDVKDAVGEITNMISGVARKKLESEGFSITAAIPTVVAGKSHSIVHVLGGPSIIIPFEIEEGPFVVDVCLGNGPT, encoded by the coding sequence ATGGATGTTCGATTCATCAATCCCTTTTTGGATGCTACAGAGAATGTGTTGAGAACAATGGCGTTTGTTGAGCCGAAGGTGGGTAAACCCTATTTGAAAAAAGATAATGCGGCAAAGGGGGATATTTCAGGAATCATCGGGTTGACCGGTGACCTCAGGGGATCTCTGGGGTTGAGTTTCAGCGAAGCCTGCATTGTCAGAATCGTTTCCAACATGCTTGGGGAATCCTTGACGGGGATCGATAACGACGTCAAGGATGCCGTCGGGGAGATCACCAACATGATCTCGGGTGTTGCCAGAAAAAAGCTGGAGTCGGAGGGATTCAGTATCACGGCGGCCATTCCAACCGTAGTGGCCGGTAAAAGCCACTCCATTGTCCATGTTCTGGGCGGGCCGAGCATCATTATCCCTTTTGAGATCGAGGAAGGGCCCTTTGTTGTGGATGTCTGTCTTGGAAACGGTCCTACCTGA
- a CDS encoding chemotaxis protein CheA — MNYETLLKSIDCMASDFLFLDSGDMDVPTTGKFLNHLENVAREALNLNIMPIQEVGRGLNSILECIILDSIEDKEAAILTFEQGIALLQEIVNVEKNQGKYQGDIRGYLERIAFVTGTSISSSDKEIVDEVQASKEKITAAGASEEFLIQDESLLRDFIAEGMEYVEEIEVNILNLENNPENRDYINAIFRPFHSIKGVASFLNLEKIRELSHNIESLLDKARNGEHSVTPPLIDVVLDGADALKSMISRLKEALEGKKENPLDVDLSALEMRIHNINKGIEQEPSVKKLGEILIDDGVLSEQMLEEGLKAKENNPEKRLGETLIKERAVTPKQVSQALRKQAEQITDMSTIRVDTRKLDDLIDMVGELVITQSMVQQNISNQENGNKDLARNVSQLFRITSNLQKVSTSLRMIPIKQTFQRMARLARDVSKNVGKAVVVEMEGEDTELDRNMVDEIYNPLVHMIRNSVDHGLETPEERVRCGKPEKGLIQLKAYHRGGNFVIEISDDGRGLNREKILKKAIQNHLVNSVEGLTDQEIYRMIFLPGFSTAEKVTDVSGRGVGMDVVRQTIEKLRGKIEIESIPGKGTTFITRFPLTMAIIDGMIVKVGKERFILPTTAIRQVLRPTRESHNHIVGQGETVNVMGRLMPLVRVYDLFDIEPEKVDPWDAIVIVVDGASRSKCLLVDQIIGKAEVVIKSLGEGLKDIDGISGGAIMGDGQIGLIIDPEGLFELSEHC, encoded by the coding sequence ATGAATTATGAAACCCTGTTGAAGTCAATTGATTGCATGGCGTCAGATTTTCTCTTTCTTGACAGCGGAGATATGGATGTGCCGACGACAGGAAAATTTCTCAACCATCTGGAAAATGTCGCAAGAGAGGCATTGAACTTAAATATCATGCCCATTCAGGAAGTAGGAAGGGGATTGAATTCGATTCTTGAATGCATCATCCTGGATTCAATAGAAGACAAAGAAGCGGCGATTCTGACCTTCGAACAGGGGATCGCACTGTTGCAGGAGATCGTGAACGTAGAGAAAAACCAGGGAAAGTATCAAGGGGATATTCGTGGTTATCTGGAGCGAATTGCTTTTGTTACAGGGACTTCCATATCCTCATCCGATAAGGAAATAGTTGACGAGGTTCAAGCCTCGAAGGAGAAAATAACGGCTGCGGGTGCTTCCGAAGAGTTTCTGATTCAGGACGAATCCCTGTTGCGGGATTTCATTGCGGAAGGGATGGAGTACGTTGAAGAGATTGAAGTCAATATCTTAAATCTGGAAAACAATCCGGAAAACAGGGACTATATCAACGCAATTTTTCGTCCTTTTCATTCCATCAAGGGGGTTGCCAGCTTTCTGAATCTGGAGAAGATCAGAGAACTTTCCCACAATATCGAGAGTCTTCTCGATAAAGCCAGAAACGGAGAACACAGCGTCACGCCGCCATTGATCGATGTTGTACTGGATGGCGCCGACGCTCTTAAAAGCATGATATCCCGGCTGAAAGAAGCGCTTGAAGGAAAAAAAGAAAATCCTCTCGACGTCGATCTGTCTGCCCTTGAAATGCGAATACATAATATCAACAAGGGCATTGAGCAGGAACCTTCCGTAAAAAAACTGGGGGAAATTCTGATAGATGACGGAGTGCTCTCTGAGCAGATGCTGGAAGAAGGTTTAAAGGCGAAAGAAAATAATCCGGAAAAGAGGCTGGGAGAAACACTGATTAAAGAAAGAGCTGTGACACCGAAGCAGGTTTCTCAGGCTCTCAGAAAACAGGCCGAGCAGATTACGGATATGTCCACAATAAGAGTGGATACACGAAAGCTCGATGATCTCATCGATATGGTCGGAGAGCTTGTGATTACTCAATCCATGGTGCAGCAGAATATCAGCAATCAGGAAAACGGGAACAAGGATCTGGCAAGGAATGTTTCACAACTGTTCCGTATTACGTCAAACTTACAGAAGGTATCTACCAGTCTTCGAATGATCCCGATTAAACAGACTTTTCAGCGAATGGCGCGACTTGCCAGAGATGTTTCCAAAAATGTCGGGAAAGCTGTTGTCGTTGAAATGGAGGGAGAAGACACGGAGCTGGATCGAAATATGGTCGATGAAATTTATAATCCCCTGGTTCATATGATTCGTAATTCCGTTGATCATGGGCTGGAAACACCTGAGGAGCGAGTGAGATGCGGGAAGCCGGAAAAAGGGCTGATTCAGTTGAAGGCCTATCATCGTGGCGGAAACTTCGTGATTGAAATATCCGATGATGGCCGAGGCTTAAACAGGGAGAAAATTTTGAAAAAGGCCATTCAAAACCATCTCGTCAACAGTGTTGAAGGCCTGACGGACCAGGAAATTTATCGTATGATTTTCCTGCCTGGTTTTTCCACCGCTGAAAAAGTGACTGATGTTTCGGGGCGCGGTGTCGGCATGGATGTGGTGAGGCAGACCATTGAAAAACTGCGGGGCAAGATTGAAATTGAAAGCATCCCGGGAAAAGGCACGACCTTCATTACTCGCTTTCCGTTAACAATGGCCATTATTGACGGAATGATCGTCAAAGTAGGCAAGGAGCGGTTTATTCTGCCTACTACGGCAATACGTCAGGTTCTCAGGCCGACTCGGGAATCGCATAACCATATTGTGGGACAGGGAGAAACGGTAAATGTGATGGGGCGGCTTATGCCCCTGGTTCGAGTTTATGATCTCTTCGATATTGAGCCGGAAAAGGTGGATCCCTGGGATGCCATTGTGATTGTTGTCGATGGGGCCAGCCGTTCCAAATGTCTGCTTGTGGATCAGATCATCGGCAAAGCGGAAGTTGTGATTAAAAGCCTGGGTGAAGGATTAAAGGATATAGATGGAATATCGGGCGGCGCCATCATGGGCGATGGTCAGATCGGTCTGATTATTGATCCGGAAGGGTTGTTTGAACTTAGTGAACACTGTTGA
- a CDS encoding chemotaxis protein CheX codes for MKKVIATSIFEVFEKMFFIFLEPVEKKNDLTFDMETEIKFTGSAEGCMKMFFSDGLASLMARNMLSLDDEEVTDALKADCSREAINMVCGNLLRTCDSRIIFNLSIPTFQKNHPSDPFPFQQKAQLNSWQSLFDVDGESLGVLLQMQRP; via the coding sequence ATGAAGAAGGTGATAGCGACCTCGATTTTTGAAGTTTTCGAAAAAATGTTTTTTATTTTTCTTGAACCCGTGGAGAAAAAAAATGACCTCACGTTTGACATGGAAACAGAAATCAAATTTACAGGCTCTGCTGAAGGGTGCATGAAAATGTTTTTTTCTGATGGATTGGCTTCATTGATGGCGAGAAACATGCTCAGTCTGGACGACGAAGAAGTGACTGATGCTCTTAAAGCGGATTGCTCCCGGGAGGCCATCAATATGGTTTGCGGAAATCTCCTGCGAACCTGTGACAGCCGTATAATTTTCAACCTTTCCATTCCGACGTTTCAAAAGAATCATCCGTCTGATCCCTTTCCCTTTCAACAGAAAGCGCAACTCAATTCATGGCAGTCTTTATTTGATGTTGATGGAGAAAGTTTGGGCGTCCTGCTGCAGATGCAACGTCCGTAA